The window TAGACGGTCTCGAGTCCCTTGTCGAAGCCGTTCATCGCCGAGGCACAGAGGACGCCGGCGGGCGTGGTCCGGAACAGGTCGGGGTCGTAGACCAGCGCCTCGGGCATCAGCCGCCCGTCGAAGACGCCGCCGCGGACGACCGGTCCGTCGTCGCGTCTGGCCGTGATGCCCGCGACGACCGAGAGGTCGGCGCCCGCGAGCGTCGTCGGGACGGCGACGATGGGTGGGAGGGCGCCGCCCGGGACGGGGACGGTCCCGGCGCGTTCGAGGTCGTTCAGCGCGCCCTCGTACGACTGGCCGGAGGCGACGAGCGCGCTCGCCACCTTCGCAACATCGAGGCTGCTGCCACCGCCGAGCGCGACGAACGCGTCGGCGTCGGCGTCCTCGTAGGCGTCCGCGGCGGCGGCGGCCTCTGCCAGCCGTTTCGCGGGCGTGGTCCCGGCGAAGACGTCGGCGAGGCGGTCGCCCAGTCCCTCCCGGACCGGCTCGACGACGGCATCGGTCGTGCCGACGGTCTCGCCGGCGACCACGAGTCCCCGCTCGACACCGATGGCGGCCAGTTCGCGCTCCAGGTCGCTCACCCGGCCCGCGCCGTAGACGACGGCACCTGGCTCGTAGGCGAACCGGAAGCCGGACTCGGTACCGCCGTCCGGCCGGACGCTACCCCCGGACACGCCGCGGTCGTCGAAGGGATGCACGCGCGGCGCTACTCGCGGCCACGGCTTGAAACCCGCCGCCACCGGGGCGCCGGCCGAGCGGGACCGCCGCTGGTAGGAGCCGCGCGTCCGCCTACCACTCGTGTATCCCCGGTAACCGACGGGCGCAACGTTATCCGTCGGGCGCTCCCTCTCACGGTCGATGGCGACGGTGCACATCCTGCTGACGGTCGCCGGCGTCGTGGTGATGGGGGCCGGGTTCATGCTGGGGCGGGCCGGGGACCGCCGCCGGAAGCGCCACTCGCGGCTGGCGACCACCATCCCGGCCGGGACCGGCCGGACGACCGAGCGCGGCCTGGTCGAGCTGACTGGGACGGTCGTTCCCGCCCCGGACGCACCGGTCCGGACGGTCGAGCCGGACCCGGACGGGGCGTTCACGGCGCCCGTCTCGGGGACCGAGCACGCCGTCCTGACGGCCTGGCGGGCGACCCGTGGGAAGGGCGGCACGGGCCTCGCCGGGACACGCCGGGTCGCGACCGGCTTTCGCTCGGTCCCGTTCTACGTCGACGACGGGCGCAGCAGGGTACTCGTCGACCCGGGGAGCCTCGCGACCCGCGACTTCGAGTTCGACAGCGAACTCGGGGCGCCCGCCTCGACGGTCCGGACGGCCCGCGCGACCATCGACCTCGGCGGGTTCGACAGCGAGGTGTTCGCCCCCGCCCAGACGGCCGCGGACGAACGCCTGACCAGGTGGGTGCAGGACTCCCCGCATCTCCGGGCGAACGAGGGACTGGAGAACCGGACCTACGAGGAGACGGTGCTCCAGGCCGGCGACGAGGTGTACGTCCTCGGCTACGCCCGCCGGGATACGGGCCGGGCCGGCGGCTCCTCGGAACTGCTGATGGGCGGCGACGACGACCGCTTCCCCACCGACGAGGCCGTGGTGACCCATCCGGTCGACGGCACCCGGATGCTGGTCTCGACGCGGGAGAAACGCCGGCTACTCGACGAGAGCGCCGACGGCCAGCGGCTCTACATGGCTGGAAGCGTCGTCCTCCTGCTGGGCTTCGCGCTCGCACTCGCCGCGACCATGCAACTGGTTCCGTGAGATGCAGTAGGGGAATCGAACGTCTCCGCCCGCTCTCACTACGACGGCACCCACAGCAGAACAACCTCGAAAGCCCCCGCCCGCACTCTCCGTGACGGCAACAGGGACGACGGATACCTCTTGAAAGCCCCCGCCCGCTCGACGTTCCGGGGCTCGCTGCGCTCCTCAGTCACTCACTTCGTTCGCTCCCTGCGGTGCTTACGTCGCCCGGGAACGGTCGAGGCGGGCGGCCCCTTTCAGTCCCACCCTGCTGCTTGTCGCACCGAACGTTCGCGCGTGGTGGTTCCAGCGGAGTGCTTGTGTCCCCACACCTCCCCGCGCGAGCGCCGCAGACGACTCACCACGCTCCCCGCGGTCGCGGGTTCGTCGGGAGGGCGCTCGCGCGCTTCCTGTACACGGAACCGGCCGGGCGACCCGCCGCCTGACTGGTGCGTGCCGGCCTCGTCAGTCGAGCGGGCGTGCGCCGGCGGCCGACGACTGCCCCCGCGAGCGGCCCTGTGCCGCGAGCCTCCGGCTGTCGTCGGCCGTCTCTAAGCGCGCGAGGGCCGAGGAGCGCAACGCAGTGAGCACCGCAGGCGGCTGGGGAGGAACGAGGCTCACAGCTGCTGACTGACCCACGTTCCTGGCGGACTTCCGAGCGGGCGAGGGCTCCGGAAGCAGTTCGCTGTCGATGGTGAATTGATGGAATATTCCGAGGATAAATACAGTATCGGGAAAATATTGGACTAATCAGTCGCCTTCAGGTTGTGAACGGGCTCTAGCCGCTCGACAACCTCGGCGGTCGGCTCCAGCGCACGCTCGATGGCGTCGGCGGGCTTGTACGCCGCCGGGGCCTCGTCGAGCACGTCCTCGACGACGGACTCGGAGTAGACGCCGTCCATGGCGGCCTCGAAGTCGGCCATCGAGAGGCGGTCGTGGGCGTCGCGCCGGCCCATCCGGCGGCCGGCGCCGTGCGGGGCCGTCGAGAGCCAGTCGTCGTTGCCCTTCCCGCGGGCGATGACGGCGCCCTCGGCCATGTTGAACGGGACGAGGAGGCGCTCACCCTCGCGGGCCGGGGTGGCGCCCTTCCGGATGGTGAGGTCGTGGAAGTCGATGTAGTTGTGGACCGAGTGCCACGTCTCCTCGGGCGCGACACCCAGCGCGTCGCAGACGGCCGCCGACATCAGCTCCCGGTTCCAGCGGGCGTACTGCTGGGCGAACAGCATGTCCACGTAGTAGCCGTGAGCCTCGCGCCCGACGAGCGGGTCCAGGGCCGTGTTGCGCCCCTCGTCGCCCGAGGGCGGCTGGAGGTCCCCCAGACGGGCGAAGGTCCGCTCGATGGCCTTGCCTTCGAGCTCCTCGCGGAGGCGCTCCTTGCGGATGTGGGACTCGCCCATGCCGCCGGTGACCCAGCGGAACAGCTCCTCGTCGCTCACGTCGTCGGGGTCGAACTTCAGGAAGCGCCGGTCGTCGGAGTCGATGCGCTCGCGGACCCGGTCGGCGTTCCGGAGCTGGGTCGCGCGGGCCTGCCAGAACTCGGCGACCGCCTTCCCGAGGTAGCGCGAGCCGCTGTGGACCACGAGGTAGTAGTCACCCGACTCGCGGGCGCGGGCGAACTCGACGAAGTGGTTGCCGCCGCCGAGCGTCCCCGCCGAGCGGATGACGTAGCCCATCCCCTGACGCTGGTCGGCGAGGACGCGCTCGCAGAGCGCCTCGAAGTAGTCGCCGTCGTAGCCGTCGAACTCGAAGGTCGGGTCGATGGACTCGCCGAAGCGCTCGCGGAACGAGCGGTCGAACCGCTCGAACCGCTCGTTCGCGCGGGCGAACGGGAACTCGTCGACGAGGTGGACCGCGTCGTCGTAGTCGTGGACCGACCGGCCCATCGGGACCGCCTCGCGGACGTGGCGCTCGCGCTCGGCGTGGGCCAGCGGGAGCGAGTCGCCGAGGTGGGTGACCGTCATCCCACAGCCCACGTCGACCCCGACGACGTTCGGAACCACGCGGTCCGGCAGCGGCATCGTGAACCCGACCGGGGCGCCCATCCCCCAGTGACCGTCGGGCTGGACGACGACGGGTTCGGTGAAGGCGGGGTGGTCGACGAACTCCTGGACCTGTTCGAGCAGTCCCTCCCCGACCAGCGACTCGTCCTCGACCATCACCCGTGCCGTCGTGTACTCACCGTCCAGTTCGATGGGCATCTCGTCGGCACGTATCCGGGTCGTGGGGTTGAAGCTGTCGCACCGGTGGGACGGCAGGACACGGTCGACGCCGCACTCCGAGCGCGCCGGGGGCGCTACTCGGCCTCGCCACCGGCCTGCTCCCAGCCGCTCTCCATGCCCAGCTCGCTGTCGCCGTGCTGCGCCCCCTCACCGCCGTGCTGCGCCCGTTCACCCTCGTCATCCGCCCGCTCACCCTCCTCCACCGGCTCGACGCCGACGAACTCGAAGCGGGCGCCGCCCCCCTCGGCGTCGGTGATGGAGAGCGACCAGCCGTGGGCCTCGGCGATGGTGTCGATGATAGCCAGTCCGAGGCCGCTGCCGTCGCTGTCGCTCTCGCCGAACTCCAGCACGCGCTGGCGTTCCTCGGGCGGGATACCGGGGCCGTCGTCGGCGACGTAGAAGCCGTCGCCGTCCTCGCACAGCCCGACAGTGACGGTCACGTCACCGCCGTGTTCCACCGCATTTCGGAACAGGTTCTCGAGGGCCTGGCGGAGTCGGTCGACGTCCGCCATGAACAGCAGGTCGTCCACGACCCGGAGCTCGGCGTCCCCGGTCTCGACGGTCGACCACGCGCGCTCAACGAGCGTCTCGAGCGAGACGGGGGAGGTGTCGCCGACGTCGAGCCCCTCCTGGGCCAGCGTCAGCAGGTTCTCGATGAGCCGGCGGATACGGGAGAGCGACTCGGCGACGGCCGCGAGGTTCTCGCTGTCGCGGTTCGCACGTTCCATCTCCAGCCGCCCGGACGCCACGTTCAGCGGGTTCCGGAGGTCGTGCGAGATGACGCCGGCCAGCTGTCCGAGTCGCTCGTTCTGCCGCTCTATCTGCCGGCGGTAGCGCTCCTCGCGCGTGATGTCGCTGATGATGACCATCCGCCCGATACGGGTGTTGCCGACGGTGAACGGGTTGGTCGAGATGAGGAAGTAACACGTCTCCCCGTCGCGCTCGAGCTCGAGCACGCGCTCGTCGGCGTCGAGGTTGCCGGCGAGGGCCGGGAGCCGGTCGGCCAGCCGCTCGCCGACGGCACCCTCGAGCCCCGGGAACAGGTCGACGGCGGCCGCGTTCATGTCCCGGATGACGCCGGACTCACCGGTGACGACGACGGGGTCGTCCACGTCGCCGGCCAGCCGGACAGCCTGGAACCGGGTCGAGAAGACGAACAGCACTCCGACGGCGAAGGCGGCCACCCCCAGCGGCTCGTAGGTCATATCGACCAGCATCGTGCTCCGCCGGCCGAGGATGTCGAAGAGGAGGGGCAGGCCCGTCAGTCCCAGCAGGAGTGTCAGCGCCCGGGTATCGTAGCCGGTCAGCGTGAACAGTTCCAGCAGCATGAAGCCGCCGACGGCCGCGAGCGCGTACGACAGCCCCATCGCGAGCCAGTGGAACAGCCGGTGCTCGACGGCGAGGTGGGGGAACGGCGTCGTGGCTGCCGTCGTGGTGAAGTAGAGCCCGTGGATCGGGTTCGTCAGCTTCACCGCCACCACGACCGCGAAGACGGCGACCGCGATGCGCCGGTAGGTCGTGTTCCGGTGGAGGGCCCGGCCAGTGTAGGCCGAGCAGAAGTAGAGCCACGCACCGACCGCGGCGAACCCGACGACGAGGCCGGTGTAGTAGGCTGCCAGCCGGAGCGCCGTGACGGGGACGACGAGGAAGACCACGTGCGAAACCGACCACAGGCCGCTCGCGACGAGCAGTCCCGCCATCCCCCGACGGGTGTCGTCGTCCTCGATGGCTGACAGCCGGGTGAGGCTCGCGACGCAGGCCAGCGCCGCCGCTAGGAACACGCCGGCGTAGACAAGCAGGGGGAGCGACGCAGTACCGCCCAGTGTGGAGAGCACCTAGCGGTCGCGACGCAGTTGAGATACAAACAGGTTCCGGTGGTTCCCAATCGCAGACCGGATTCGGGCGCGGTCAGAGGCCGTAACGGCCGGTCAGACCGCAGTCCTCGCAGCGGATCTCGACGGTGCCGTCGGCGGCCCGAGGTCCGCGGACGACCTCGCGGGAGCCACACGACGGGCACGCCAGCCACGCGTAGATGGACTCCGGGGCGGCCGAGTCATCGGGCGGCGAGAGTGTGCTTTCGGGCATGGTCGGTGTCTGCAATACGGGCTCAGCGGGTGAAGGCCTTCCGGCAGCAGTGGCCGGCGGAGTTAACCGTAGGGACAGTCGTCCGCCAGAACCCCCTCCTCGGCGCGCTCGTCCTCGGGCGTGACCGCGCGGAGCCGGAACCACTTGCGGACCGCGTCGTAGCCGAACAGCAGCGTCCTGGGGATGGAGCCGTGGTTCGTCAACCCGTTACGCTGGAACTGCACCTTCCCGGCCCGGACCTGCTCGGCGGTCGCGACCGTCTCGCCATCGGGCCCCGCGAACTCGCGAGGGAGGGGTAGCGCGTGCTCGTAGGAGTACAGCGGCCCGGCACCCATCACGACGAGGTTCGCGACGAACGCGAACGCGAGCAGCCCCGTCGTTCGACGGAAGACCTGCATGTGAGCGGCCACCACTGAATCGGACACATATCTGAGGGCGAAGGCCACAGACCGGGAATCGGGAGCGAACGTGTCCGGATGCGCGTCTATCCCGGGACTCGGCAGAGGAGTGAGGGCGACCGAACGGCGCACACGAGCGCGGGAAGAGACAGCTATTTGGGCGCCTGGGGTCGTATCCCGGGTAGGGCCCTTAGCTTAGTCTGGTTTAAAGCCCCCGGCTCATACCAGATCCTCGATATTTCGAGGGCTGTGGGACACCGGGTGAGCGCTGGTTCGAATCCGGCAGGGCCCATCTCCGCTCTTCGCGTTCACGATCGTCCACACGGGAGGAGTTCAGTTAGACCACGATCGGTCGCGCTGACACCTCAGTTGAACCAGCGCCTGCCCGAACGCAACGTGCCGCGGCCACGAGCGGCACGCCGACCTACGTGTTCTCGCCGGGGGCGTTCGTGGGTATCCGGGTCACCGTGATGGCCGAGACTGAAAGCCCCGGCACCCAGACTGGTTTAACATTAAACAGAAGGAGCTTCGGCTCCCAGGGTTCTACTCGATGCCATCACCACATCACGTCGCCCGGTGCCCGGCTTCGCGACTGGTGCCGAATCGCTCTCCACATGACGTCCACAGCTAGTGGCGTCCTCGATGCGGCCACCATCGTCGTCGTCGGTGACACGGCGTGGATAAACGCGTACAGCGATGCGCTCCGGAAGCAGTCTGACGCGACCGTCCACAGGGTCTCGACAGCATCGGCAGCGCGAGAGACGCTCCGGCAGACAGCCGTCGACTGCATCGTTGCCGACTACAGTCTCCCCGAGACGACAGGTATCGAACTGGTCCGTCGTATCCGCGACACGACGACGACGCTGCCGATACTCCTGGGAACGGCTGACGGGAGCGAGACGATCGCCAGTGCAGCCATCGAAGCCGGTGTGACCGACTACATCGCGGTCACCGACAGGCCAGGAGCCCTCATCGAAGATGCCCTCCAGCGGACCGAGCAGGCGCTCCGGGAAGCACAGCGGGCGGCGACCCGGCTCGAGCGCGCCCGACAGTTCGACGCCACCTTCCACGACACCAGGTCGGCGACATGGGTACTCGACCCCGACGGCTCGCTCACGCGCGTCAACCAGGCCGCCCGGGAGATGGTGGACGCGGACGTCGGATCCGTGGTCGGTGACCCGTTCTGGACGCTGCCATGGTGGCCCGACGACCGGCAGACGAGCGCCGACATCCGCCGCCTCGTCGGGACGGCCATCGACGGCGCGTTCGGGCAGGCCGTCGTCATCCAGGACGCCGTGACCAGCCACCGGGTTCTGGAGCTCTCCGTCCAGCCCGTCACCGACGAACGCGGGGACCTCGTCTCGATAATCGTCGACAGCGTCGATATCACCGACCGGGTCGACCTCGACCGGGAGCTTCGCGAGTCCGAGGAGCTCCACCGTGTCACGCTCAACAACATGACCGACACCGTCCTCATCACCGACGAGGACGGCGAGTACACGTACGTCTGCCCGAACGTCCACTTCATCTTCGGGTACACTGCCGACGAGATTCGGGAGCTGGGCACGATAGAGGATCTGCTCGGCGACGGCCTCTTCGACCGTGACGAACTCGCCGAGGAGGGCGTCCTGAAGAACATCGAGACCACGGTGACGGACAAAGCCGGCCACGAACACACGCTGCTGGTGAACGTCCGCGAGGTCACCATCCAGGACGGCACGCTGCTGTACAGCTGTCGGGATATCACGAAGCGCAAGCAGCGTGAACAGGCACTGGCGACCCTCCAGGAGACTGCCCGGGACTTCCTGTACGCCGAGACCCACCAGGAGATCGCCCAGCACGTCGTCGACGACACCGCGAACAGCCTCGGACTCGACGCCAGCGCCGTCTACCTCTTCGACGCCGAGGACAATCACCTCCAGCCCGCCGCCCACTCGCAGGCGATGCGGAACGCACACGGGCCGCTGCCGTCCGTTCACGCGGACGGTCGTGACCTCACGAGCCACAGCTTCGTCGAGAACGAGGCCCGCTTCTTCGAGGACATCCACGACGCGGACCGCCTCACCGACCCCGCGACCGATATCCGAAGTGCGGCGTACATCCCGCTCGGCAACCACGGGGTGTTCATCGCTGGGTCGACCGAGGTCGGGGTCTTCGACGATGTCACGCGGGAGCTCGCCGACCTCCTCGCCGTGACGGCCGAGGCGGCGCTCGACCGTGTCGACCGGGAGTCCCGGCTTCGCGAACAGGACCGCGAACTCCAGCGACAGAACGACCGACTCACTACGCTCGACCGCCTCAACGAGACCATCCGCGAGATCGACCAGGCGCTCGTGCGGTCCGAGACCCGCGAGGAGATCGACCACACCGTCTGTGAGCGACTCACTGCCGACGGGCGCTTCCAGTTCGCCTGGATCGGAACCCTCGATGGCACGGCGGAGACGGTGGCGCCGCAGGCGTGGGCGGGGGCTGATAACGGCTACCTCGAGACACAGTCCATCGCCATCTCCGCCGACGATGTCGAACCAGCTGGGCGAACTGCGGCGACGGGGGAGGTGACCCTCGTTTCGAACGTTGCGGCCGATCTCCGTGCAGCACCGTGGCGCACGGCCGCGATATCGCGTGACCTGCTCTCCGTGTTGAGTGTCCCGCTCGTGTACAACGACCTCTCGTATGGTGTCCTGACGGTGTACGCGGAGACACCGGACGCGTTCGACGAGCCCATCCAGACCGTGCTCGCGGAACTGGGCGAGACGATCGCTGCCGCCATCAGCGCCAGCGAGCGCAAGCGTGCGCTCCTCACCACGTCGATGACGCGCGTCGAGTACGCGGTCACCGATCCGTCGTTCGTGCTCACGCGGCTGGCCACTGCTGCGGACTGTACGCTCACCTACGAGGGTGGCGTCCAGCAGACCGCGGGCGGCGATTACGTGTTCGTCACCGTCGAGGACGCTCCGCTCGACGCCGTCGTCGACGCGATGACCGGCCTCAGGGTCGTCGAGGCCGTGCAACGGATCCGGGGCGGCGACACCGGTGGCGTGTTGCGCCTCCGGCTGGCCGAGCCGTTCCTCGCGACCGAACTGGCCGACCACGGCGCCGTCCTCCGGAGCGCGACGGCCTCGCCGACGGGAGCGGAGCTGGTCATCGACGTCTCCGGGAGCGTCGAGGTCAGACACGTCACACAGTTCATCGGCGAGCGCTTCAGCGACATCGAGCTCACGTCGAAACAGACGCGCGAACAGGCCTCCGAGCACGGCTTCTACGCCTCGGTCCTCGACCGCCTGACCGAGAGGCAACTGGAGGTCCTGGAGACGGCGTACTACAGCGGGTTCTTCGAGTCCCCCCGGAAGGCGACCGGCGAAGTGGTCGCGGACTCGCTGGATATCTCCCCACAGGCCTTCTACCAGCATATCCGCACCGTACAGCGGAAACTGTTCGCGGCGCTGATCGACGACCACACGCCGGTCGCCACCCGGCACACGGAGTGACGCGGTGCGGCGGTTCTCGACAGCGCGTCTCCCCAGTTCGGTCCCGGGCGTGTCCAGCACGGCGGCGGGCCCACGAGTGGCCCGTATCTCCAGTGGCAGACTGGGGTTGAACTGTAAACCACACCCAGTGAGTAGTGGTTCGGTGCTCAACCACCCCATATTCCCTTATATCCTCATTATTCCCTTGTAGAGCGCCCGGCACTGCAGGGACGCTCGATACTCCATGAGGGACATCGACCAGACACCGGCCGAAGAATCGCCCTACGAGTGCTTCGAGTGCGGGAACGTCGTGCTCGCCGAGAACAACCCCGGCCAGTGTCCCGACTGTGCTGGGCAGATGCGGAACCGACACACACCGATTGAATGACGATGGCCTCGACATCGACGACCAGCCACGACGACGAGCCGGAGGAGGAGCCCAGCGAACCGGAGTCCGCGCTGGAGACGGCACGCCGCCAGCTCCAGCACGCCGCCGACCACCTCGACATCGACCCGAACATCGTCGAGCGGCTCGAACACCCCAAGAAGGTCCAGGAGGTCACCGTGCCGATCGAGCGCGAGAACGGCGACGTGGCGGTCTACACCGGGTATCGCGCCCAGCACGACAGCGTCCGTGGTCCATTCAAGGGCGGACTCCGGTACCACCCCGACGTGACGCGCGAGGAGTGTGTCGGGCTCGGGATGTGGATGACCTGGAAGTGTGCCGTGATGGACATCCCGTTCGGCGGGGCGAAGGGCGGCATCGCCGTGAACCCCAAGGACCTGACCGACGCCGAGACGGAACAGCTGACGCGCCGGTTCACCGACGAGATCCGGTCGGTCATCGGGCCGACGACGGACATCCCGGCCCCCGACATGGGGACGGACCCGCAGACGATGGCGTGGCTGATGGACGCCTACTCGATGCAGGAGGGTGAGACCATCCCGGGAGTGGTCACGGGCAAGCCCCCCATCGTCGGCGGCAGCGAGGGGCGTGATGCGGCTCCGGGCCGGAGCGTCGCGATCACCGCCCGGGAGGCGATCGACTACTACGGGAAGGACATCAGGGAGACATCGATTGCGATCCAGGGCTTCGGCAGCGTGGGCTCGAACGCGGCGCAGTTACTCGACGACTGGGGGGCGAACGTCGTCGCGGTGAGCGACGTCAACGGCGGGATCTACGACGCGAACGGACTGGACACGCACGCGATTCCCTCTCACCACCAGGAACCCGAGGCGGTGATGACCCACGAGGCACCGGAGACGGTGACGAACGACGAGTTGCTGGAGCTCGACGTCGACGTGGTGATTCCGGCGGCAGTCGGGAACGTCCTGACGGCTGACAACGCGGACGACATCGCTGCGGACCTCATCATCGAGGGGGCCAACGGTCCGACGACGAGTGCGGCGAGTGCGGTGTTCGCCGAACGGGACCTCCCGGTGATTCCGGATATCCTGGCCAACGCTGGCGGTGTGACGGTGAGTTACTTCGAATGGTTGCAGGACATCAATCGTCGTGCGTGGTCGCTCGAACGCGTCAACGAGGAGCTGGAGACGGAGATGCTGGCAGCCTGGGGAGACGTTCGAGCGGAGTTCGAGACGCGGGACGTGACGTGGCGTGATGCGGCGTATATCGTCGCGCTGTCACGGATCGCGAAGGCCCACGAGGCGCGGGGGCTCTGGCCCTGAACGACCCACGCGGAGGCCGATAATCAGGCCTGGCGACGCGCGAGCAGGGCCGCGCCGACGAGCGCGATGACAGCGATAGCGGCACCGAAGCCGGGCTGGCCGCCGCTGATTGCGCCGCCGCCGTCACCGCCGGACTGCATCGAGACCTCACGGGCGGAGAAGTGGTTGATGCCGACCACCACGTCCGTCGAGGCCTCTGCACTGCTCGAGGACCGGACGAGGTACTTCGAGGTCTCGCCGTCGTTGGTGGCGCTCTGAACCTCGGAGTACGACGAGGCCTCGGCCGCCGCCTCACCGTCGACGTACACCTCGGCGTTCTCCGCGTTCTCGAAGGCGGCCTCCGAGACGCTCATGATGACGACCTTCCCCTCGCTCTGCGAGCGCTCGACGGTCGCGTTGAACGTGCCGGCGGCGTTCTCGGTCACCTCGACCGTCGTGTCCTCGCTGTATCGGACGACATCGGCGCTACGCTCCTCGGCCTCCTCGCTGGGCTCCTCGGTCGGCGAGTCGGTCGCGGTCGGCGTCTCGTCGCTGTCGTCGTCGCCGGCGTCGCTGGCGGCGTCACCGGCAGCCTGCACGTAGACCTCCGCAACCGCGGTGCCGTTGGCGATCAGGCGCTCCTGCTGCTTCTCGGAGTCGTTACGCTCGCCCTCGTACTGGCGGTAGACGACCCGAGCGTCCTCCTCGGCCGTCGCCGTGACGTTGCCGCCGTCGGAGACGCTCACGTTACCGTCACCGACGACGATGACCGTCGCCGTGGCGCCGTCGTTGCTGGTGATGACCGCGCGCTTCTCGGACGCCTGCTCCGCCTCGGAGCCGTCCGAGCTGTTGAACCGCGCGACGTGGCTCTCGCCGTTGGACTCGACGACCACGATTCCGCGGTCGTTGTCGTGCGTGATGATCTCCGCGCCGCTCTCGGACTGGATCGTCGCCGTGGTGCTGACCCCGGCCTGGAAGCTGCTGGCGAGGCTCAGACCCGCGCCGGAGAACCCGACGTCACCGCCGACGCCGAGGTCGCCACCGACCTGCGACTTCGCCTCGGACGTGGACTGGACGCTCAGCCGGTCGACGACCGTCTTCCCGTTGACCGTGTAGTCCACGACCGCGCTGTCAGCCGTCTCGAACGAGACGTAGGTACCGCTCTGTGCCTGTGCGGACGACTGGCTGCTGGCCGCGTTCGTCGTCGCGGCGGCAGCCACCGGCGTCCCCACGGCAGAGACGACCAGGGTGACCGCGACCACGAGTGCTTTCCAGTTCATGCTGCCTCGCCGCTATCCCGTGGGTTTGTATAAGCTTGCTGGCCAGTCATGTGAAACGGACACACGACACTATCCGGCAATCAGCGGCCCGTATAACCGGAGCTACCAGAACGTATCGCCGAACGGCAAGAGCTGCTGTCAGTGAGCCGTCACACAATCGGGTTGTAGCGCTCGCGCGACGTACATCAGTGGCCAGACCTGTACATCTGGGCGTGGAGCCGCGTCTCTCGGCCGTTCAGCGGGTTGCGTCGGCGCGACCGTCCTCGAACTCCGCCAGGACGTAGACGCCCAGGTAGCCACCGATCGCCCCCAGAGCGATGTTCCAGGCCAGTGCGAAGACGAACACCACCACGCCGAGGGCGAGCCCGAGCCCGGCCTCCGCGGGACCGCCGCCCGCGACGAACAGGCCGAAGACGCTCACCACGACCGCGAGGATGAAGACGAACGGGACGGTGGCGATGGCGCCCGAGAGCGCGCCGACACGGGCTCCTTCGCTCCGGTCACCGCGCTGGAGATAGCCGGCCACACCGCCACCGAGCAGCGGCGAGAAGCCCGTGAACGAGAGGACCACCGTGACGAGGGCACCGACGACCGCGTTGAGCAGGGTATCTCCGTCTCCCATATCCCTGGGGGCCACCGCCGGGGGTATCAAGCCACGGGTAGCTCAACCGCCGCTTTCACTCAGGCACGGACATACTCGCGAGAACGCGTACACGAGGCGTTTCAAGTCCCGGGGCGTCCTACGGACGGCCGTGCGACGAACGAGCGTGCCGTGGCTGACGCCGGCCGGAGCGGTCGTGGAGGCGACACGTGACGGGGCGGCCGACGGTGCCCGACCGGAACGCCCGTGGTATCGGGGCACCAACGGCGCGTATGGCCCACGACCGCGTCCACGCACGGCCGCCCCACGACCCCGAGAACTGGCGGCTCGGGACCGTCACGGGACTGTCCGAGCGTGACGGCCACGCGGTCTTCACGGTCCGGCCGGACGGTGACGAGGAGGGCACCGACCCGGACACCGTCGAGCCGGTCGAAC of the Haloglomus salinum genome contains:
- a CDS encoding bacterio-opsin activator domain-containing protein; this encodes MTSTASGVLDAATIVVVGDTAWINAYSDALRKQSDATVHRVSTASAARETLRQTAVDCIVADYSLPETTGIELVRRIRDTTTTLPILLGTADGSETIASAAIEAGVTDYIAVTDRPGALIEDALQRTEQALREAQRAATRLERARQFDATFHDTRSATWVLDPDGSLTRVNQAAREMVDADVGSVVGDPFWTLPWWPDDRQTSADIRRLVGTAIDGAFGQAVVIQDAVTSHRVLELSVQPVTDERGDLVSIIVDSVDITDRVDLDRELRESEELHRVTLNNMTDTVLITDEDGEYTYVCPNVHFIFGYTADEIRELGTIEDLLGDGLFDRDELAEEGVLKNIETTVTDKAGHEHTLLVNVREVTIQDGTLLYSCRDITKRKQREQALATLQETARDFLYAETHQEIAQHVVDDTANSLGLDASAVYLFDAEDNHLQPAAHSQAMRNAHGPLPSVHADGRDLTSHSFVENEARFFEDIHDADRLTDPATDIRSAAYIPLGNHGVFIAGSTEVGVFDDVTRELADLLAVTAEAALDRVDRESRLREQDRELQRQNDRLTTLDRLNETIREIDQALVRSETREEIDHTVCERLTADGRFQFAWIGTLDGTAETVAPQAWAGADNGYLETQSIAISADDVEPAGRTAATGEVTLVSNVAADLRAAPWRTAAISRDLLSVLSVPLVYNDLSYGVLTVYAETPDAFDEPIQTVLAELGETIAAAISASERKRALLTTSMTRVEYAVTDPSFVLTRLATAADCTLTYEGGVQQTAGGDYVFVTVEDAPLDAVVDAMTGLRVVEAVQRIRGGDTGGVLRLRLAEPFLATELADHGAVLRSATASPTGAELVIDVSGSVEVRHVTQFIGERFSDIELTSKQTREQASEHGFYASVLDRLTERQLEVLETAYYSGFFESPRKATGEVVADSLDISPQAFYQHIRTVQRKLFAALIDDHTPVATRHTE
- a CDS encoding rubrerythrin-like domain-containing protein, whose translation is MRDIDQTPAEESPYECFECGNVVLAENNPGQCPDCAGQMRNRHTPIE
- the gdhB gene encoding glutamate dehydrogenase GdhB, translated to MTMASTSTTSHDDEPEEEPSEPESALETARRQLQHAADHLDIDPNIVERLEHPKKVQEVTVPIERENGDVAVYTGYRAQHDSVRGPFKGGLRYHPDVTREECVGLGMWMTWKCAVMDIPFGGAKGGIAVNPKDLTDAETEQLTRRFTDEIRSVIGPTTDIPAPDMGTDPQTMAWLMDAYSMQEGETIPGVVTGKPPIVGGSEGRDAAPGRSVAITAREAIDYYGKDIRETSIAIQGFGSVGSNAAQLLDDWGANVVAVSDVNGGIYDANGLDTHAIPSHHQEPEAVMTHEAPETVTNDELLELDVDVVIPAAVGNVLTADNADDIAADLIIEGANGPTTSAASAVFAERDLPVIPDILANAGGVTVSYFEWLQDINRRAWSLERVNEELETEMLAAWGDVRAEFETRDVTWRDAAYIVALSRIAKAHEARGLWP
- a CDS encoding PGF-CTERM sorting domain-containing protein, whose product is MNWKALVVAVTLVVSAVGTPVAAAATTNAASSQSSAQAQSGTYVSFETADSAVVDYTVNGKTVVDRLSVQSTSEAKSQVGGDLGVGGDVGFSGAGLSLASSFQAGVSTTATIQSESGAEIITHDNDRGIVVVESNGESHVARFNSSDGSEAEQASEKRAVITSNDGATATVIVVGDGNVSVSDGGNVTATAEEDARVVYRQYEGERNDSEKQQERLIANGTAVAEVYVQAAGDAASDAGDDDSDETPTATDSPTEEPSEEAEERSADVVRYSEDTTVEVTENAAGTFNATVERSQSEGKVVIMSVSEAAFENAENAEVYVDGEAAAEASSYSEVQSATNDGETSKYLVRSSSSAEASTDVVVGINHFSAREVSMQSGGDGGGAISGGQPGFGAAIAVIALVGAALLARRQA
- a CDS encoding DUF5518 domain-containing protein encodes the protein MGDGDTLLNAVVGALVTVVLSFTGFSPLLGGGVAGYLQRGDRSEGARVGALSGAIATVPFVFILAVVVSVFGLFVAGGGPAEAGLGLALGVVVFVFALAWNIALGAIGGYLGVYVLAEFEDGRADATR